Proteins encoded within one genomic window of Humulus lupulus chromosome 1, drHumLupu1.1, whole genome shotgun sequence:
- the LOC133825814 gene encoding uncharacterized protein LOC133825814, with protein sequence MKSIVEVIYPSLLQKYNDPAYLTERAILTPKNEMVYELNEMIMNIIPGEGRTYFSSDSICKASVKTNDEDLLYPAEFLHGLKFNGIPNHEMRLKEGAPVMLIRNLNQIEGLCNGTRLIIRHLGKWSIRVDIIYGTNIGDNVTIPRIIMSPNESKWPFKFNRRQLPLAPCFAMTINKSQGQSLKHVGLYLPKQVFTHGQLYVVVPQVATREGLIIVNAYDEFCFSLFVFLVLFLDFSSL encoded by the coding sequence ATGAAATCCATAGTTGAAGTTATCTACCCATCACTTTTACAAAAGTACAACGATCCTGCATATTTGACAGAAAGAGCAATACTAACACCAAAAAATGAAATGGTCTATGAACTAAATGAGATGATTATGAATATTATACCAGGTGAAGGGAGAACATATTTTAGCTCAGACAGTATATGCAAAGCAAGTGTAAAGACAAATGATGAAGATCTTTTGTATCCAGCTGAATTTTTGCATGGTTTGAAATTTAATGGCATCCCTAATCATGAGATGCGACTTAAGGAAGGTGCTCCTGTAATGCTCATTAGAAATCTAAATCAAATAGAAGGCCTATGCAATGGAACAAGATTGATTATCAGGCATCTTGGTAAATGGTCCATTAGAGTTGACATCATTTATGGAACAAATATTGGTGATAATGTCACAATTCCAAGAATTATCATGTCTCCCAATGAATCAAAATGGCCATTCAAGTTTAATAGACGACAACTTCCCTTGGCACCATGTTTTGCCATGACAATCAACAAAAGCCAAGGACAATCTCTTAAACATGTTGGCTTGTACCTCCCTAAGCAAGTATTCACCCACGGTCAATTATATGTTGTTGTGCCCCAAGTTGCCACAAGAGAAGGATTGATCATAGTAAATGCATATGATGAG